In Hoeflea sp. IMCC20628, the DNA window GATCTGCTTAAGCAGGGCAAGATCACGCAGTTCTTCGGCGTTCCTGCGATCTATCAGGTCTTCAGCCTGTTGCCCGATGTCGCCGAGATCAACTGGAGCGTGATCCGCTGCGGCTGCGGAGGCGCACCGCTGCCCGAACCGTTGATCAGGCTTTTTGCCAGTCACGGCGCCAAGGTCCTCAACGGCATGGGCATGACCGAAACCGGGCCGACCGTGTTCCTGATGGATCCGGAGAATGCCGAGCGGAAGATCGGTTCCGTCGGCCGGGCGCAGATGCTGACCGAGATGCGGCTTGAGGGCGTTGCGGCCGGCGAGCGGGGCGCCGGCGAGATCCAGCTCAGGGGCCCCAATATCACGCCGGGGTATTACCTGAACGAAAGAGCCACGCGCGACGCCTTTACCGAAGACGGCTGGTTGCGCACGGGCGATGTCGGGCGGCGCGATGAGGATGGCTACATCTTCATCGTCGACCGGATCAAGGACATGTATATTTCCGGCGGCGAGAACGTCTATCCGGCCGAAGTCGAGCGGGTGCTCAACGAACATGCCGACGTGCTGGAAGCAGCGGTGATCAGCATGCCGGACGCCAAATGGGGCGAGGTCGGTGCGGCCTTCATCATTGCCCGCCCGGGCGCCACCCTCGACCCGGCGGAACTCAGGAGCTGGAGCCGGGAGCGGATGGCCGCCTACAAGGTGCCGGTCAAGGTAACGCTGGTGCAGGATTTCCCGCGCACGGCGGCGGGAAAGGTCCGCAAACCGGAGCTGAGGACCCTGCTGCCATGAAGATCGAACTTGCAACTACGTGGACGCCAAGCCAGGCGGACTTCGACCTGTTCGCGCAGATTTCCGGCGATGACAATCCGATCCATGTGGACCCGGAATTTTCGGCGCGCACCGCCTTCGGGCGCACGGTCAGCCATGGCATGCTCATTTACACCAAGCTGTGGGGATTGTTGACTGCCGCTCATCCGGATGTCTCGCAGACAGGCCAGACGATGATGTTTCCCAATCCCTGCTACACCGGCGAGCCGGTTGATCTGGTGATCAAAGGTGAGTGTCCGGGCAGCCTGTCAGTGCGGGCGGTGAGATCCGCCGATGGTGCGGAGCTTCTGGTCGGCGAAACGGAGGTCGCGTGATGCAGGTGGGACAATCAGCAAGCATCAGCCGCAGCTACAGCCGCGCCGATCTGGAAGGCTTCGCCGGATTGAGCGGATCGGGTGTTCCCGAAACCATTCCGGAACCGTTGATCGCAGCGCTGTTTTCCTACCTGCTGGGTGTGGAATTGCCGGGCCCGGGTACGAATTATCTCAAGCAGCAACTCAGCTTTCTGGCGCCGGCTGCGGCCGAGCCCGAACTGACGGCGAAGGTGGAAATTACACGGCTGCGCCCGGACAAGCATCTGGTCGACCTCTGGGCCACCTGCACGGATGCAAATGGCGTGCTGATCTGCGAAGGCCGCTCGCTGGTCAAGGCCAAGGACGTGGCTGCCTAAGCAGGGTTCGCAAACGGGTGGGTCTAGAGGCTGACGGCAAACTCGACGAGCGTTTTTGCGAAGGCTTCAGGCTCTTCCAGATGTGGGGAATGGCCTGAGTTTTCGAATACGTGCATGCGGCCGCGGGGCGCGGTAGCCGCCAGCCATTCAGCCGCTGACTTCGGATAGACCCGGCTGCGTGCACCGCAGCTTGCCAGCAGCGGGCAGGGCAGATTTCCGATCAGCTCTCTCATGTCCATGCCGACCAGCGCTTCCCACATGGCAATCATTTTTGCCGGATCATTGGCGAGGATCTGGTCAAGCGCATCCTGCCGGCTGTAGCCCGGTGCGCCATCGCGCTGGGCAGACATGGTGATGGCGATCGCTTCGGTCATGCCGCGCCAGTCGGAGATCATGCGCTCGGTGGTGGCGGTGAGATCGCTCTCGCCCTGATCGATCAGCCCGTGCGGCCAGTCCGCGTTGCAGCCTAGCTTGGGGCTCATATCCACGGTCATCAGCCCTGCGATCCGGTCAGCGCCGAATTGCTCGATATACTGCCAGACGACGGCCGCGCCCATCGACCAGCCGACAAGCACAACATCGCGCAGGTCCTGTGCCTCCAGCAGATCGGCCAGCGTTCGCGCTGACGCGTAAAGCGATGGCTCGACCATCGCCTGCGCGCCGTGTCCGGGAAGGTCAGGCGCATGGCAGTCAAACCCTGACGGCAATCGGGCAACGAGATGATCGAAGATCGAGCCGCGCATGGTCCAGCCGTGCAGCAGAACCACCGGCCGCCGCCGGGGCATGATCTGCACGGAAGTCAATCTTCCGCCCTTAGACGTCCGACAATCCCGGTTGGAAAGAAATAGACACTGAGAATGAAGAGCACGCCGAGCCACAACAGCCAACGGTCGGGATCAAGCAATTGCGGGATCAGCGGCAGCCCCTCGGTTGCGCCTGCCGCGACGCCCATCAGGTTTTGCAGGTAATTCTGCGCCAGCACGAAAATGGTGACACCGATCACTGCGCCATACATGGTGCCCATGCCGCCGATCACCACCATCAGCAGGATATCGAGCATGATCTCGAAGGACAGGGTGGTGGCCGGGCCGACATAGCGCAGCCAGATGGCAAACAGGCTTCCGGCGAGAGCGGCAACGGCTGCCGACAGGCAGGTTGCGAGCGTGCGGTAGAGCACGACCCGGTAGCCGATCGCCTCGGCACGGAAATCGTTCTCGCGGATTGCCTTGAGCACCCGCCCGAACGGCGAGTTGACGATCCGGAGCAGCAGCAGGAACAGGGCTAGCGAGGCGAAGAACACCAGATAGTAATTCAGGATCTTGCCGGTGATGGAGATGCCGAACAGTTTGCCCAGCTTGAATGCGGGCGTGAGTTCGCGCGGGATGGAATAGTTGAGCCCGTCCTCGCCGCCGGTCAGGCCGGAAAGCTGGCTGACAAGCACGGCCACGGCGGAGGCGACAGCCAGCGTGATCATGGCAAAGAAGATCGCCCGGACCCTCAATGAAAAAAGCCCGATCAGCAGTGCCAGGATCGCTGCGGCGACTGCGCCGGCAATGGTGCCGACGATCAGCGCATCGAAGCCGCGGCCCATATGGGTGGAGGCCAGCGCCACGCCATAGGCGCCGAGGCCGAAGAACATGGTATGGGCGAAGCTGACAATGCCGGAATAGCCGAGCAGAAGATCATAGCTCGCGACCAGCACGATGAAGATGCAGATCCGCGCCGCTGTTTCGAGTGACCTGACGCCCGGAAACAGGAAGGGGGCCAGGGCCAGTGCCGCGAGAATGGCAAGCAACAGGCCGGTCAGGATCAGGGAGCGCGGACGGTCGCCGGAGAGCAGGTTTGCGAGCATCTTACTTCGCCTTCACAACGGGCATCATGCCCTGTGGCCGCCACATCAGTATCGCCGTCATCAGGGCAATGTTGGAAATCAGCGCCAGCTTGGGTTCCAGAAACGCCACGTAATTCTGCAGCAGCCCGACCAGCAGCGCGCCGATGAAGGCTCCCTCGACGGAGCCGAGGCCGCCGATGATGACGACGATGAAGACCAGGATCATCATTTCCTCGCCCATGCCGGCGGTGATGACTTCCTGGTAGAGACCCCACATGACGCCGCCCAGACCGGCGAGCGCGGAACCTGCGACAAACACGCCGATGAAGACCAGCCGCAACCGGTAGCCCAGCGCCTCGACCATCTCGCCATTCTGCACGCCGGCGCGGACGATGAGCCCGATCTTGGTGCGCTTGAGCACCAGCCGCATGCCCACGAACAGCACTAGGCCGAAGACAACCGCCAGCAAGCGGTATTTCTCGATGGCAGCACCGGCAAAGGTGACGGCACCCTTGAGCATTTCCGGGCGGGTGAGGTAGATCTCGTCAGGCCCCCAGATCACATGGATCATCTGTTCGATGACGATAAGACCGCCGACGGTCACCAAGATCTGCTTGAGATGCGCGCCATAGACCGGCCGCACGATTACACGTTCGAAGCCCCAGCCCAGCGCGCCGGTGACGCACATGGCAGCAACCACCGCAGCGAGCACGGCAGCGACGTTGAGCAGCAGCGACGGTACGCCGGTCCAGCTCTCGAGCGCCACCAGGACAGAGATGCCGACATAGGCGCCCACCGAGATGAAGGCGCCGTGGCCGAAATTGATCACATCCATAAGTCCGAAGACCAGCGTCAGGCCGGAGGCCATGATGAAGATCATCATGCCCATCGCCAGACCAGAAACCGTCAGCGTCAGCCAGCTCGATGTCGAGCCGATCGACAGGAAGCCAAGAACCACCAGCACCGGCACGAGCAGCAACGGCATCGCCTTTCCGATCCTGTCGGGCAGGGAGAGTTGTGCATATTTCGGTGCGTGGTCGGGTGCGGCAGCCATGATCAATGCGCCTCCATGCTCAGGCCCATCAGGCGTTCCTGCAGACCGGCATCGCTTGCGAGTTCGGCCATCCGGCCGGCCCAAATGATCCGCCCGTCATCCATCACCGCGGCGGTGTCGCCGAGCGCCTTGGCGACGGCAAAATTCTGTTCGACCAGCAGGATCGACGCGCCCTTCTTCTTCAGGTCACGAAGCGCGCCGGCCATCGTCGAGATGATCGCCGGCGCCAGACCCTTGGTGGGTTCGTCGATCAGGTACAATTGCCGCTCTTCAGCCATGGCGCGTGCGATCGAGAGCATCTGTTTCTGCCCGCCGGACAGATTGCCGGCTTCCGACCGCCAGAATGTTCGCAACGGCGGGAATGCTTCGAAAATCCATTCCATACGGGCCGGATCAAGCGGGCCGGATGCGGCTGCGAGGATCATGTTTTCCTCGACTGTCAGATCGGAAAAGATGCCCATGTCTTCCGGCACAAAACCTATTCCGGCGCGGGCCCGGGCAGGGGTCGGCATGGTGGTGATGTCGGCGCCGTTGAAGCGCAGGCTGCCGGATTTCGCCTGCCAGTGACCTATGATGGTGCGTAGCGTTGTGGTCTTGCCGACGCCGTTGCGCCCCAATAGCATGGTCACGCCGCCGCGCGGCACCGCCAGATCGACGCCCTGCAGGATGTGATACTGGGCGATGTCGGTGTGGATGCCGGAGAGTTCGAGGATCGGATCAGACATCTGCGAGGTCCCGTCCCATGTAAGCTTCCTGCACAACGTCTGAGGCCATCACCGTGGCCGGGTCGCCGTCAGCGGCAAGCTCGCCATTGTGCAACACGATGATGCGGTCGGCGAGCGAGCGGATGACATCCATCTTGTGCTCGACCAGCAGGATCGTCCGGTCGGTGTCGGCCTTGAGTTCGGCAATCAGATCAAGCACCACCGGCGCCTCGTCGACGCTCATGCCGGCTGTCGGTTCATCGAACATGTAAACCATGGGATCCAGCGCGATCAGGATCGCGACCTCGAGCTTGCGCTGGTTGCCGTGGCTGAGTCCGCCGACTTTCTGTTCGCGAAGGTCGTGAAGCCGCACCCGATCAAGCACGGCCATCGCCGCGACAGTCAGTTCGGTGTGGGAACTTGCCATGGAGAACAGGTTGAAGCCCATCCGGCGCCGGGCCTGGATCACCAGGCGGACATTTTCGAGCACCGTGAGGTTGGGAAACAGATTGGTCAGCTGGAAGGCGCGCCCCAGCCCCTTGCGGCAGCGCTGGGCCACCGGGTCGCGTGTCACATCCTCGCCCATCAGCCGCACGGTCCCGGCCGAAGCGGTGATCTGTCCGGAGATCAAGTTGAAATAGGTTGTCTTGCCTGCGCCATTCGGCCCCACGATCGCGGTGAGTTCGCCAGCCTTGAAGCTGCAGGTGACATTGTCCACTGCCACATGACCGCCAAAGCGGACCGTCAGGCTGTCCGTTTCCAGAAGCGTCTGTGTCATCGCGCACCTATCGGCAGGGGATAAAAATGCCGCGGACACCATGAGGGGCGTCCGCGGCGTTAAGGCTTAGTTGCGGACAGGAATATCCATGTCGTCAATGCCGATCTCGCGGACCAGAACCGGGACGCCATAGTCCTTGCCGTCCTGGATCTCGGTGCGGAAATGATACATCGACTGCAGTGCCTGATGGTCATCCTTGCGGAAACGCATCAGGCCCTTTGGCGTCTGCCATTCCATGCCTTCCATCGCGGTGATAAGTGCTTCAGTGTCGGTTGACCCGGCCTTCTTGATCGCCTCGACCACTGCAATGCCGGCTGCCATGCCGCCCGCTGTGAAGAAGTCAGGCGGCGAGCCGAAGCGGGCCATGTGTTCCTTGACCAGCCAGTCATTGACCGGGTTTTTCGGAATCTCGTAGTAATAGTAGGTCGCACCTTCCATGCCCGGCAGTTCCTTGTAGGCCGTCAGCGCCGCCAGGATGTTGCCGCCGGTTGCGATCTCGATGCCGAAGCGCGAGGGATCCATGGCGTTGATCTTGCCCATCGGATTTCCGCCGCCGGCCCAGATGATGAACAGCTTCTTCTTGCCTTCAATATCGCCCATGGCGTTGAAGATGCGTTCCGCTGCAGCGGTGAAGTCGGTGGTGTCGGTGGGGACATATTCTTCAAGCGCTATCTTGGCACCCGAGCCAGCCAGCGCCTCGCGGAAGGCTGCCACTCCGTCGCGTCCGAAGGCATAATCCTGCGCCAGCGTTGCGATTGTCACGCCTTCGCCACCCAGGGCGACAGCGTTGGAGATCGCATCCTGCGAGGAGTTGCGGCCGGTGCGGAAAATGAACCGGTTCCAGTTCTCGCCGGTGATCGAATCGGCCACGGCAGGTTCGACGATCAGGATTTTTTCATATTCCTGGGCGACCGGAAGCATTGCCAGCGCCACGCCGGAACTGACCGGTCCGACAGCGATGTCGGCTTCGTCATCGCCATAGGCCTCGGCCAGCATGGCCTTGCCGATATCCGGCTTGATCTGGGTGTCTTTCTCAATCACGACGATTTTTTCGCCATCGATCTCCATGGTGCCACCAGTGGCGTATTCGAGGCCAAGCATCAGTCCGTTATGCGACTGGGCTGCATAGGCCTCAAGCGCTCCGGTCTTTCCGTAAACATGTGCAATCTTGATCTCGGCGAGCGCCGGTACGGCCAGCATTGCTGCGGCCACACCGGTTGCCAGTATCGTTTTCATCTTCATATCGGGTCTCCTCCCCTAAGCGAACAACGGTACAAATATGAAACATGAATCAATATTCATGTCAATATTCGGACCAGCCCTCCAGCCGCTGTCCGGTCCATCAACTTTTGCTGCTGCGAGGACGGAAGAATGTGCGGTTCGCGGTGGAGCTATGGCTGAATTTAGGTGATGAGGCATCATTGAGCGGCGCGGCATTGGTTGGGATCGCTGTGAGCGATGCCGTCGTTGAGTTTGGCACCTTCGATGGGGCGAAACGACATTGCCAAGTCGTTTGTCTCAGCTCGCGGGGGCAACTTCCTCTCGTTATCCGAAACGCGGACGTCCAAGAACCTGGCAATGCCGCCGGTAGCAACAGCCTACAACTTTTTGTCGGCTCAACCCTTGCAAACCGGACGACAGGAAAGGGCTGTTTGGTCCTTCAACCTCGACGTGACAAAAGCACGGAGGCGCAGAGACGACGATGCCGAGACGGTGAGCAGAATATTGACATGAATATTGATTCATGTTTCATGTGGAAGTTCGGTATTCAAATGCTGGTACCTATCTATCGACACGGCCTGGCCTTGCACTTGCGCACGTGACACGAGGACGAATGACGACGTTGGGGGAAGAATGGCAATCGCGCTTCAGGCCAAGGGATTGACAAAGGAGTTCAAGGGTTTCGTTGCCGTGAACGACGTCGATCTGTCGATCGAAAAGGGAACCATCCACGCGCTGATCGGCCCGAACGGTGCCGGCAAGACGACCTGTTTCAATCTGCTGACCAAGTTCCTGCAGCCCACCCGTGGCACGATCACTTACGAGGGCCGGGACATCACCCGCATGAAGCCCGCCGAAATCGCGCGGCTGGGCATGGTGCGGTCTTTTCAGATCTCGGCCATTTTCCCGGATCTGTCCGTCTTGCAGAACGTGCGAGTGGCGTTGCAGCGTATGCGCGGGGAAAGTTATGACTTCTGGCGGTCGGACCGCCTATTGTCGAAATTCGACGATCAGGCCAAGGGCTATATCGACGAAGTCGGGCTCACCAAATTCACCAATGAACGCGCCGCCGCCCTGCCCTATGGTCGCAAGCGCGCGCTCGAGATCGCAACCACATTGGCGCTGAGCCCCGACATGCTGCTGCTGGACGAACCGATGGCGGGCATGGGGCGCGAGGATGTGGAGCTTATCTCCCAGTTGATCCGCCGGATCGCAAAAAACCGCACCGTGCTCATGGTGGAACACAACCTGTCGGTCGTGGCCGACCTGTCGGACCGCATCACCGTGCTGGCGCGCGGTGAGATTCTAGCCGAAGGCACCTACGCTGAGATTTCGAAGACCCCCGCGGTGATCGAGGCCTATATCGGAGCGAGCCATGACTGATGCGGCGAAGGTGCTATTAAAGGTCAGCGGTCTTCAGGGCTGGTATGGCGAAAGTCATGTTCTGCACGGTATCGATTTCGAGGTGCCTCAGGGCGAGGTTGTCACCCTGCTGGGCCGTAACGGGGCGGGCAAGACCTCGACATTGCTCGCGATCATGGGGATTTTGGGCAAGCGGACCGGCTCCGTCACATTTGCCGGAACCGAACTGATCGGCATGCAGCCGCGCCACATCGCCCGGTTGGGCATCGCACTGTGTCCCGAGGAACGCGGCATCTTCTCGTCGCTCAGTGTCGAGGAAAACCTGCTGCTGCCGCCGCGCATCGCCGAGGGTGGCCTGTCCATCGAACGAATCTACGATTTGTTTCCGAACCTCAAGGAACGGCGCTCCAGCAGCCAGGGCACCAAGCTTTCGGGCGGCGAACAACAGATGCTGGCGATCGCACGCATCCTGCGCACCGGTGCCAAGATGCTGCTGCTGGACGAACCGACCGAAGGGCTGGCGCCCGTCATCGTCCAGCAAATCGGCCGCACCATCGCTGCACTGAAGGACGAAGGGTTCACCATCGTGCTGGTGGAACAGAACTTCCGCTTCGCTGCATCGGTCGCCGACCGGCATTACATCGTCGATCAGGGCAAGGTCGTGGATATGATCCCCAACGACCAGCTTGAACAGAACACTCAGAAACTCCACGACTATCTGGGTGTCTGACCAACAAACACCAATCAAGCGGCGCATCCGCGCTGCAAACAGGAGGAAAAACATGATCAGGAAACTCGCTATCTGCTCCGCAGCACTGGCTGCGATGACCGGCTCCTCGGCGCTGGCCCAGGATATCAATGTCAAGCTCGGCGTGCTCAACGACCGCTCCGGCATCTATGCCGACCTGTCCGGCGAAGGATCCGTCGTGGCCGCACGCATGGCCGTTGAGGATTTCAAGGCCGCCGACAAGGGAATGAAGGTCGAAATCATCTCGGCCGATCACCAGAACAAACCAGACATCGGCTCCAACATTGCCCGTCAATGGTATGATGTGGACGGCGTGAACGCGATCCTCGACGTACCGACGTCGTCGGTGGCCCTGGCCGTAGCTGACATCACCAATGAAAAGAACGGCGTTCTGATCGATTCCGGCGCCGGCTCCACATCGCTGACCCGTGAACAGTGCCGCTCGACTACAGTCCACTGGACCTATGACACCGCAGCACTTGCCACCGGCACCGGTGCGGCTATGACCAAGGCAGGCGGCAAGAAATGGTTTTTCCTGACGGCTGACTATGCTTTTGGCCACTCGCTTGAGGAAAACACCGCCCGGGTCGTCAAGGACAATGGCGGCGAAGTTGTCGGCCAGGTCAACGTGCCGTTCCCGGCGCAGGATTTCTCGTCCTTCCTGCTTCAGGCACAGGGCAGCGGCGCTGACGTGATCGGTCTGGCGAATGCCGGCGGCGATACCGTCAACGCAATCAAGCAGGCGTCGGAATTCGGCATCACTCAGGCCGGTCAGAAAATGGCCGCTCTGCTGTTTTTTGTCACCGATGTGCATGCACTGGGTGCGCAGACCGCACAGGGATTGTCGCTGACCGAAGCCTTCTACTGGGATCAGAACGACGACACCCGCACATGGTCCAAGCGGTTCGTGGACATCCACGGCGCGCAGCCGACAATGGTTCAGGCCGGCGTCTATTCCGGAACCATGGCCTATCTAGCCGCCGTTGAGGCCGTAGGCAGTGCGGATGACGGCAAGGCCGTTGTCGCCAAGATGAAAGAGATGGAATTCAACGATCCGCTCTTTGGCAAGGTCACCGTGCGGGGCGACGGTCGTGCAATTCACGACATGTACCTGTTCGAAGTCAAGTCGCCCGACCAGTCGGAAGGTGAATGGGACCTCTACAACCAGATCTCCTCCATCACCGGCGAAGAAGCGTTCCTGCCGATGCTGGACGAGTGCGACTTCACCAAGCAGTAAACTTGGCAACCTGTCCGCCCCGCTGTTCAGGCGGGGCGGACAGTCTTCCACGAAACCGCGCAACAGGGCCAAAACATGTTCGAGTTATTGGGAGTACCACCGCAGGTTCTGCTGGGCCAACTCTTGTTGGGGCTGATCAACGGGTCGTTTTATGCGGTTTTGTCGCTCGGTTTGGCCGTGATCTTCGGACTGCTGAACATCATCAATTTTGCTCATGGTGCGCTGTACATGGCGGGCGCCTTTGTGGCCTGGATGCTGCTCCACTATCTCGGCATTGGCTACTGGCCGGCGCTGATTCTGGCACCACTGATTGTCGGGGCCTTCGGCATCGTGCTGGAACGCACCATGCTGTCGCGTCTCTATCATCTTGACCATCTCTACGGCTTGTTGCTGACCTTTGGTCTGGCGCTTATCATTCAGGGTCTGTTCCGCAATTATTACGGTATTTCCGGCCTGCCCTATCAAATCCCCGATCTGCTGTCTGGCGGACACAATCTCGGTTTCATGTTCCTGCCCAATTATCGCGCATGGGTCGTCGCCGCCTCTGTTTTCGTATGTTTCGGCACATGGTTCATGATCGAAAAGACCCGGCTGGGCGCCTATCTGCGCGCGGCGACGGAAAATCCGGTACTGGTCGGTGCCTTCGGCGTCAACGTGCCGCTGATGATCATGCTGACCTACGGGTTCGGCGTGGCGCTGGCCGGGTTCGCAGGCGTGCTGGCCGCCCCGATCTATTCGGTCAACCCGACCATGGGTGAGCAGCTGATCATCGTCGTCTTTGCGGTGGTGGTGATTGGTGGCATGGGGTCGATCATGGGCGCGATTCTGACGGGTTATATGCTCGGCATCATCGAGGGCCTGACCCGCGTATTCTATCCCGAAGGATCGGCCGTCGTGATTTTCGTCATCATGGCAATCGTCCTGATGATCAAGCCTGAAGGGCTGTTTGGGAGGCCCGCCTGATGGCTATGCAAGACAAGACAACCGATGCTGCGCCCGTGGTGCAAACCGCCGGCATGCCGACACTGCACAAAGCCATCTTTGCCGTCATGCTCGCCGCGTTGATCGCGCTGCCGTTTTTTGTCTATCCGATCTTCGCGATGAAGGTGATGTGCTTTGCACTGTTCGCAGCGGCCTTCAACCTGTTGCTGGGCTTTGGCGGGCTGTTGTCGTTCGGCCATGCGGCCTATTTCGGCGGAGCAAGCTATGTTGCTGCCCATGCCGCGAAGGTCTGGGGCCTGACCCCGGAACTGTCTGTGCTGTGCGGCGCTGCGGCGGCGGGTGTGCTGGGCTTTGCCATCGGTTCGCTGGCTATCCGCAGGCAGGGCATCTATTTCGCC includes these proteins:
- a CDS encoding branched-chain amino acid ABC transporter permease, with the protein product MFELLGVPPQVLLGQLLLGLINGSFYAVLSLGLAVIFGLLNIINFAHGALYMAGAFVAWMLLHYLGIGYWPALILAPLIVGAFGIVLERTMLSRLYHLDHLYGLLLTFGLALIIQGLFRNYYGISGLPYQIPDLLSGGHNLGFMFLPNYRAWVVAASVFVCFGTWFMIEKTRLGAYLRAATENPVLVGAFGVNVPLMIMLTYGFGVALAGFAGVLAAPIYSVNPTMGEQLIIVVFAVVVIGGMGSIMGAILTGYMLGIIEGLTRVFYPEGSAVVIFVIMAIVLMIKPEGLFGRPA